Sequence from the Penaeus monodon isolate SGIC_2016 chromosome 43, NSTDA_Pmon_1, whole genome shotgun sequence genome:
AAGTATATGTTTTGATAAGCATatccaaaataaaatatctaaatatctgcatgcatacatacatacaaacaaatacataaacatacatacatacatgcaaacaaacaaacaaacaacatatatgcatacaacatacatacaaacaacacacacacacacacacacaacacacacacacacacacacacacacacacacacacacatacacatacaacacatacacaacacacacacacacacacacacacacacaacacacacacacacaccacacacaacacacacacaacatatatatattataatatataatactatatataatatatatatatatatatatcaactatatatatatacatacaatggaataggtgaatggtattcatgttcttttttttttgtgtaatgaaCTGATTTCCATCTTTCCCATTTTCTACAGGAGGAGCAACCATGGACAATCTAATCCcattcacaaaaacaacaaacagaaataaacagtATGTATGAATTGTAGAATTCACATTCATAAAATTTCTCTAGAACATATTTGGaaattcagaaaagaaaagaaaacttttaaaaattcaacactttatttcaattaatatccaaATGATCAGAACATATCTTCCAGCTGAGACAATATTACCGGACATGTTTCCATGCGACAAAACACATCATACCAATTTTCTAAATTTATACAGAGATACAATAATTTGTGCTGTTAATTCATACTTCAACAGAAAGAATGAAACATTAACAGTGAATatcaataattgtaattatatatctataaagaatatattcatctggagaaataacaaaatataagtacaatatgaataaaatctatacaaatataaattgCACATGATACTATATGGAAATAAATAGCGATTATCATCAGATAGCTCGAATGGAGCTTGGATACTGATTATTATGACTTCTGACTAAGGTCAAGCCCACTGTGACGCTTCTCTTCCTACATTCTCATTGCTATGCTACAACTTCACAAGCCATGGGAAACAGCCTCTTAGAATTGCGTTACTGGGGgaaaatcatatcatatacaatatcatTACCAATTACActgactatttttattattactatcattatttattaatattaaaatcatatatccaTACAATCATCATCACATAGCACATATCATAccgatcaccatcaccatcagcacCTACCATCACCATTCatacaatcaccatcaccatcaccatcacttcacatcacacatcatcaaTCACATGTCATACATATCATTCACATTGAActcgatatttatttattattaattcattatattaatataaaaaatcatcatcatcatcatcatcatcatcatcacatcatatctcatcatcatcatcatcatcatcatcatcattatcatcatcatcatcatcactattattatcattattattattatcattattattattattattgcatctaCTGCTATGTACCCTTTCACTAGAGTAAGGGTTCACCTTCTCCcatctaagtaaaaaaaaaatatatatacactttcacacAAACATAAGCACATAAACCTGTCTTCATAACTAAGATGAAGTCTCTCAAACATTGTACTATACTGATTTTGAAATgctccttttatattttaaacaaacaTTGAATTGTTTTACATCTTTCTCTAATGCTAATCAATCCCTCAGTATTAATTGATAACTTATAATTGAAATCTTGTTTTAATCCACTCAATAAATtccattattaaaattaaataactgatataatgattataaaaaaattacaaacagtaACAAAAGTATCCATTAACTGATTATGACAATTTTTTTATCACACAAATGTTTTATGTCTGTTCTATTTGTCTCCTTTTGGTACCAGTGGATATAACTTTCAATACTATGACAAAATAACTTACACTGTGAATCATCTTCTGTTCTGACACGTCACTCTGGCATTGCACAACAATAGCTGAAACCAATATTTCTCCAGAATGTTGCCAAAATCGAGGATTCTTACAGCTCACTACATGTTCAAGTTCTATGATCTGAAAACAAGTAAAtccaataaatacaaataaagtttttattattgatttttttttctctctttctctctttgccctATTTCCAATATCCCAAGTCACatataataatcaattatttaCTCACGCACCTTATCTATGCATTCTCTTGCAACGTCTTCAAAGCCATAGGGAACTCTGAGCACTAGAACAGCAACCGACTCCTTCAGAAGTGGAAGAACAGAAGCCAAGATGAGAATAGAGAGGATCAGTGAGCACAGAGGGTCTGCGACATACCAGCCATACCAGTCAATCAGCAATGATGAAACAATAACTGCAACACTACCCATGGTGTCGGCGATAATATGCAAGAACACACCTGGAAGGAGATATGCCTAATTAAGACCATAGACACAATGATTTGTCTTTGCaccagaaaaggagaaacaaggtaataataaaatgagggtAAATAACATCAATTTGCCTTTGGACTATCatgctcttttaaatttttcataattttacatTACATGTACAAAGTCACTGGTATAGAAATTACATGTGAATTGATAGGCaattcataaataaattaaataaatatatgaatatatttatatacaatttttgtcaatatatatttacCTTAAAATGACCGTAAAATTATCACAAAGCTGCTTAAATCTGTTGACCTTGAGCTTTACCATGAAACAGGTAAGATCTTTACATGCTTTTTGGTTAATCTATATTAGATGCCACtttttatcaccatcagtatAATATATGCCTACAAATGCATATGCCAATTCAAACTGCAAACTCTGGTAATAATATTCTGTATTTCCTTATACCAGTGTTATTCAGCATGGAAATAATGCTCTTCCTTTGTCTACAGCTCTTTATTAAGTCTTAACTTGAAATCATTCTACTTGTGAATCCAACCACCACAGATTTATGTtttgtcccctgtagttttttgtgaattttgttacatacagatggctctacacagagataggtaggactaataactgtctccttggtgactaagcacttgtagagccatctatgtatcaatacaataaataaactggcatgtattcttgccatacgtgccaGTTGGGTTAAAGGGATTATGGTAGTAATGCATATTATAAATGACTGTACTAAATAAAACACTTACCCTGCATATTGGCATTAAACTTATGACTGTGTCCATGGCTGCTGCCACTTTTTTGTCCATGACCATGTCCGTGACCGTGCCCATGGCCATGTCCATGGCTGTGCCCATGACCATGACTGTGTCCGTGATTATGACTGTGTCCATGCCCATGTGAATGTGTATGGCTACAGGGGAAAGTACAGTTAGGATCTCATCTTCATGTATTTGAAACAAATATTCCaattcaaatatcttttttttttcacctacaCATATTACATCCATATTTACAGATTCAACAAAGCAAAATCTGGTCTTTCCAGTTACATACCTGAAAGACATGATTCCAAATAGATTAACAAACAAGCCACAGATTGCCACAGCCAGTAGCTTTTCCGTGCGCACCTCTGGAGGCTCGAGGATTCTCCCAATGGCCTCGTACAGCACCATCAAACCAATCTGAATATGAGGAGGAAAGACAATGTGttcataaaagatattatatcaagaatctgtttgtaaatatattgggaatgttatgtattttttttttttttctaagtttcaTAGAATAagctatacattatattatacaaatatttgtcTTTTCATCTTCAATTTCCTTTACAAGTAACAAAAAATTCATTCATGATTTCATGCTtaccacagagagaaaaagaccatTGACAAATCCTGATAAAACCTCAACTCTCCCATACCTGGAAAAACAAAGGTTTTATCACAACCTTTTACATTCCGTAATATTCAACTAAAAATCATGAATAATTACATACTGAAATGGCAATGACTAGTGTGTATCTGTTTTCagtacacaaaatattttttttctggcttaCTCATGCAAATTTAAGATTATCACATTCTACCCAGAAACAACGTGATTCAAAACAATTAAAATCAAAACTGCTTGTATAGCATTTCATtagaacacatacatacagaaacaataaaaatatatcttgtaAGATACAAGAAGTCGACGAGTAAACAAGATTCACATGCTACCAAATTACTTTCTACTTATTATTTCCTCATTACTTACCCAAATGGAAACGTTTTAGTAGGCTTCCATTTGGCCATTACCgatgctatcaggccaataacaAGAGCTGAACAGTCAAACAGCATATGGAAACCATCAGAGATTAATCCTAAGCTATTAGTCCAAACTCCGTACGTGAATTCAACAAAGGTAAAGCCtggaaaaaagtaataagatatatagataagatagttaAAGGCTATATGCAccagttttttttacaattacttttgctttatttttgcaataaaatgaaCCCAGGATGTGATCTaaatttagtaatattttttttacaacttgcTATAAATACCATCAGAATAACATATTACTTTTAACCGAGTATTTTGATAAATTTccactacttaaaaaaaaaagtcacctcTTGACTgtcccaaacacagacacagggaACATGACACACACTATATACTTCATATTTAAGACTGCAAGGAAGAACAGaaagtaaaatttatataaaataaaacaatgcaaAATTAAGAACAGAATTATGAATCATGTAACGAGGAAATCTTTGAAACACAACAATCTATTGTCTTCTTCTTGTAACTGTACTTTATGTgagtaaaaacaattatatttgtGATTTGTTGaaagttcatatatataacagaaaattgaataatgaaacTGCCCTGATGAATTGTGACTCACAGAGGTTTATGCAGAGGAAGTAGAAAATGGTACGACTGTTGCTGTCGGCAAGAACAACTTTCAGGGTAGAGGTGAGGAAAGAGATAAGTGATTGTGATCGGTGTAGCGCTTCCCCAGGCAAGCCATGAAGCGGGAGTCCACTCATGGTACCCGGACTGCGCCATCGCTCCTTGTTTGAAGTTAACTGCAGTGTAGCTGAAAAGAGACAAGTTGATTGTCATACTTACTGAGTCTTTCCAATTTCATTTTCCACTTCTTTCAAATAAAACATACACCAAAAACATATCATCTAAGTCTATAAACACTAAGCCTGCATAACAGACATACTCCTACCAGCTATCAACATCACAACGCTGAATGCAACGCCTCCTGAAAAAGCATGATCCATCTTTTCTTTAACGACTCCACCACTGTCAACAATCTTCCCCGAGTATCTCCACATTGTACTTAGCACAAGACTTGTAAAGAAGATGGAAAGCGTCCCAACACGAGCTGTCCGGACCACATCCAATCTGTTAAAAGGACAGTTATGTGATTAGCAATGAaaggtattatttaaaaaataacaataatatcatacatCAACTTCTGCTTTCTTCTGACAATATCTTTACCTTTTCTAAACATTTGTAAAACTCCATTTCACTTATCATGCTATATTAGTTCTGAGGTAAAGGAAAGTATTCTAAAAAATCTTACAACATAATCAGCCTGAATTCAGACCATGACAATGACTAAGAatgttattcatttttgttaCAAAGATATCTAATACAACATTacaaatacccatatatatacctcatacaATCAAAATTTATTCCTTAATAAGAAGGCTAGTACTCTGTTGACTTATGACCAGAAACATGAAATCATAAAGGCTCTGAACTTTTTATTACATACTTGTACTGGGAAGACAGAACAACATTgtcaattaaaaggaaaaaaaaaaaaaatcctctgttCCTTAATAAGAACTTAAAAAGTGACAAAACAAAAGTGAACATAAATACCTCTGAACACATGCTGCATCCACATAATAATGGAAGGCAAACACGAACAAAGCTACAACAAAGGCTTGTGGGAAGTACTGCAGAGCCCCTGGACTTGAAGTGTCCTGCTGAGGATCAAACCTGTGTTAACATCATGACAAGATCACTGATACTTATGTCTTTAGTAAAGCAGAAATACCCATATCCTTAGATTAGTTTATTTACAaaagaaatccaaacacaaaaaatctttGGTAATCTTGATACTTAAAATGTACTTGACAAATGTTaggattaataaaaatatatggtgtagtatcaaaactgaaaaaaaattatatatcaattctCTACAGTCTCACAGTAATGGCTGTCCCTAGACTATTACAAAATTACACTTTTAATGTCCACATCAGAGATTGcactattaaaatattttgaatacacAAACATAGCAGCACACTCCATCATGTACCTAtgctgtgttattttttttgcaaagatgAAGCAGCTGGAAATGTTAACAAAAATTCTGAGTGGAATTCTTCTGTGCATAATGAAATTTATCCTTACTTGAGTCATCCAAACCATCAGGGCAAGTGGGCAGAGGAATAAAGTGGAAACAATGGCTGTCAGAGCATGCAATCTCCTGGAGCTGCCCACGTCCACCGCCAGGCGACGTCCTCCATTGTTTACGTAGGCTTGAAGACACAAAGTCAGCAGCAGGACCACAATGCCACCCTGAGAAtacaacaaagagaaaggaaagcctCATAAACCTTATCCAATTAGGATTTCATTTAACCAACCTAACACTGTAATGAGAAAGTCCAAttctttatacataaaaaaaagaaagatcagcAGAAAAACTTGATCGTAATCTTCTATTAATTTCTGATACTAACACATAATGAATGCACATCATCTTTATACCAATCAGTAGCTATACAAGAAATCAAAATAAACCCATCAACTTACCTCATGGTCGGACAATCCCATCCATGCTAAAAGGTAATACAAGACGTGACTGACACCATGGTGTTCGTGGCCCTCTGGGTGCTCTGCCGCAGCAGTGGAGTCATTGTCAAAGAGAACCAGAGACAAAACACCAAGGACAAACCATAAGGATCCCCTTAATTTTCCAGCACCACCAATCCCTGAAAGTAAcagttatttttttccatgtcagaatataaaaataaaataaaaatggattatataatttgtgtggtatACTCTTATCTTAAAATAAATTGATTTATTATATGACTGGTATATCAGTACATCACCTATGAATTTCTTATGAAATATAGATGCAGATTATTCTAACACTACTTATGAGGAATGTATACTGTCTAATTCATAATTCACATCAACCTCAGGAGGATACTGAAATTATTGCTTCATGGATTCATGTGCTTTAAAGAAcactgagaaaaaatatatataaacaaaaaatatgcatacaaatatttacatatacataagaacatatatatacatatctatacatgtgtgtctgtggctGGGTagttcccaaatatatatattccagttgGTTAGGTTTCCATCAACTAAATGACTGAATGTTTTGTATCACTGTGCAAATGAGAAGTCAACTGATTCAAATGCATCAGAGGTATTAGTTTGTTGAATGTTGAGCATTAATATAGTTAAAGGGTAGGTGTTGGTTAGAAGAATGTGAGAGGTGACAGGCAGTATTCTGGTGAATGAGGTGTAGGTTTAGAGACAAAAGGGTTGCCTGGAACAGGTGTTCACTGAGAGATGGGTATGGTATATGAAAAGTAgcagaaagtgaaaaggaaaaatgtgttTTGGACATTCATGTAAGTGGCAGACTACTTAGAACAGTAAAATCTTTAAGGGAAGAGCCATGCATGTTCAAGCATGAGAAGTAAAAAAGGGTAATTTATTTGATGTTAAAGTGGGGCTCCAAGTGAGTATGTGATGTCTCCAAATCTGTTTGAAGTTCATATGGAAGACTAGTGAGAGAGGTATATGAAAGAGTGTTAGGAATGAAGTTAGTGGTCATAGATGGTGACAGCTACATTTAGGAAATGAACCAGTTCCTTTTTGTTGATGACATGGCACTTGTCACTGGTTCAGAAGAAATGTTACAGCATATCTAAAAATGTGTGCACAAAAGAGTTTAAGTTAACCCATTGCCACTGAGTGGTTTCCTGATAAAAAGCCCTCCCTCCTGGGCTATATCCGTAGTAAtttgggcctcgctgccgggcaATCGTGTCAGCACCATAGCGTGCACTGCATGGTCATACATGCCCCCAGAAAACGGGACCGGCGCACCACGGCATGTATACACATCACGCGGAATATAGttcaggcatgccatggcatgtatgtacatgccacccagcAGTGAAGGGTTAAGAGTACACAAGaaccagaaaaggaagaaaactgaCAGTCAGACTAAATGGGGAGTActagaaagaaacagaaataatgaaGTACATAGGGGCTCCATATATCAAGAAATGACAGTCAGGAGGTTATGGCAAGATATTGGGGGCAGGAGAGGCAGGGAATGAAAAGAGCAAGAAGCTGGGTAATCAGGCAAAGCATAGTCTATATGATGGTGTGTTTTTCCTGtgttataaaaagcaaaaatgtaGGGTATGAGACCTGTAGACCAAACCAGATATAATGGAGATGAAAAGCTTGCATATCACAAGTGGATTGACTCAAATAACTTGGTTTAGGCATAAAGAGAGAATACTGAACACAAACATAAGATCTGATGTGGTGGATATACATCCACAAGGTACACCAAGAGTGGGATGGTTGAATGTATATAGGTACTAAGGGGTAAAGGGAAGAAAATTAGGGCAATGTCCTTCGGGCTCACAGGAAAAAACAATGTTAATTAAATGTCTTTGGTGCAGACATTTCAGGACAATTAATCAGACTAGTTACCAATCCAAAATCAATCTTTTTAATACTAGTAAGTAGGTTTATATTAGTGAAACCAAATTTTCAGCCTATAATGCTGAACTGGACTACCTGGAGGTAGGTTGGTTTTCTTGGATATATTTTTCACCCATGTCTACACTAACCCCTTATATGTGTActtacatgtttatgtatgtatgtatgtatgtatgtatgtatgtatgtatgtatgtatgtatgtatgtatgtatgtatgtatgtcctacatatcatatataaatataaatataaatataaatataaatatatatacatatacatatatatatccatatacatatacttacacacacacacacacatgcacgcacgcacacatgcacacatgcacacacacacacacacacacacacacacacacacacacacacacacacacacacacacacacacacacacacacacacacacacacacacacacacatatatatatataataattaatagctTATTTCTAGTACAATGAAAATAAAGTTCAGTATCTGATTCATATAAGCCAAGTTCTGCAAGAGAGTTTTGCCTTGTAACAAGAAAACTTACCTTTCAGGATAGCACCCCACACTGCCAACACAACAATATCTGCATGTTCACTCAGTAGCACTGCACGCAGGGGGCCCACATGAGCTAGGCCATAAAACCACAAAAGATTGAGACATGTCTGCACAAATGCATGCCTTGCAATGTTGATCCAGACACCCTGTGCCAATTTCTTGCTCCCTGAGAGTGGGCGCTGCACAAACCCATACACTATGGAACATCTGAAACAAATGGAGAATGCATGCTAATAAACACCAAGGATAGTATAGTCTGGAGTCTACGAATGTGTGTAAATAATTAAAATGCAATGTAAATGCTTTATCTGCTTAATTcaatggctccacgtgtgctctgCCAACAAGGAGTCTATCAATAGGCCCTAGTGACCAACACCTGATTTCCCCATTGCTAGAATTTGCAGGAAAAtgggtttttctttctaatactattaatatggacattgttattgttctttttgatattatgattattaaattgttatcaaaatgttaataacactaaagacaataaaataatacaagtgaaactttttaaaaaatcaaggaaaaggataaacaggtgagataaggaggactaataactgactccttggtgactaagcacttatagagccatctatgtgtaaagacaataaatgaacttttattacagtggcaTAGCCCTGTATTCTTGCCATCAATGCCAATTGGgttaaaatgaaccaaaaaagGGCCTTCTTTCTACTCGACGTCCAAAAATACAAGGCCTGTTAATTTTGtagttaaaattttctttttttagatttttcattCTAACACCGGAAAGGGACCCTTTTGAGGAGGAGAATAAACTCAAGAAACTGACATAAGAAgaacaatgtatttttttctttctctcttttttataacgTGTATTTCAATTTTATGGAAGGTTCCCTActgtgggtcttttttttttttttttttttttaaggaaatgaaacacttttgaaattttaatattgttaacccattgccgacgggtggcatgtacgtacgtgccatggcatggcgggaccatctgccgggggcacgtacgcacatgccatagagtatgcgtggacatgccatgagttttttttgttacaatcacggcaaaggattatttttttgccagtgaaagtgtgattaagtcggttctaacactttctcatttttaccatgcaacaaacaaaaaaaatgcaacaaaccgacaatttcaactccatgatgccacacactgcttattttattcggactatagaccgaataatgatcaactatggagtctatataacaacaaaaatacccttcagtctcaatttatcaggaagtttggcaagtagagactgtaaaaaatagtgaaaattgaaaatacaacatatcttcgtagtattacgaagaaacggcatgggatgctggtatttggcatgagtggtcgcgcatgctcgggcgacgatatatgcccccggcagcgaggccccggcctctatgaatgctacccgtcaattatgggttaatacTTCAGCACATCTACCCACCTACTAAAAAATAATCATTCAGAAAGATCATGATCAGGACATGCACAAACAATGTCTTTCAGAATATATGCAACTAGCCCTATCTTTATCACTCTAAAATCATGGGGATCAATCTCAaaagctttattttttcattttttatcataattcagTCTATTGGATCAATCTACTACAAGTAAATATAAATGGGTGATGGCAGAAATGTCTTCAACAAAAATTCaaaacctgaagaaaaaaaataaaaggaaacaactTCACAACTTatacatcaataaaaatataagagaaatgaTTTGCAGCTAAATTTTTTGCAGTAAGATATATTTTCAGAGAAAATACTAACAACACAGTATGAATGACTAATCAAAAATGCGTATGGATAATTTCAAatacattctttctttccttctttctttctttctttacaccCTCAAGccaaaattattaattatgacaaaacaaaaattttcaattacttttggtctgtttttctatccatcttcctcatatggtaaaagaaaataaataaataaataaataaacagttacTCCCCAAAAATCATACAACTGAAAAAgaggtcttgattttttttctctctctttttatataatgtacaagAAAGATGGAGTTTGTGTTTATTATCTCTCACCTTAaagaatactttttttctttaatatctcTATAAAGCatcaaaacacaacataaaactatactaaaatgaatataaaacaaacagataaagaaaggatGACatgtgcatacaaacatacaaacatattatcCAATAAATCTTTGCATTCAGATCTTATAACTATAATGAATAATCAGTCAACATTGTGCTATGAGAATGGCAGTTTAAAATTTCTGATCAATGATGGCTCTTTTTAGAGCATTTCCTATATtttgtaataaacaaaaaattgttatatattatcttttcaaTACGGAAAAAATGTTAGCCACATAAATCACAAGGCATTCCCCTTGTTGCATTAttccaatataaaattatatatggcatTATGTAGTTTGCGGTTTAATACCTAGTCCTAgccaattatattaatatgtatgagtAAATGCCATCCATGTACAGCAGGGACCagataaaaattaacattacTTTTCGTattaaaagacgttttttttttttaagattgttcACTTTAAAGTCTAATAATACTTTGTAAATATAGCTATAGGGTGGGGCTTGAGAGGTGATGCCTACAGGCAAGAAGATCTTTGGTTCataaggcaatgtttgtggattcccaaaatggttaatggttaaaacaaaccCGCTAGACAACAGAGGTCATAcggcattatgataaagtattgtgacgaaaagggtaaaaataagttAACAATTTGTGTGAGTGAACAGAAGaatgggatgaagaagagaatggttaatggttggaataaataaatgtgctagacatcaaaggaacgaaggaaaaggaaaaggggagaagaaaagaccatgcaaaatttgttaAGGCAAGGACTGAGGGCCAAGGTAGGGGCGATTCCCTACACTGGGTCTCAGCCTCCATCTCCATCAgtcccacgacaacaacgagcaagggactgGGGTGTCAGCTTGCAATAGAAAGAGATACTTGTGCATTATCTAATAACATGTAAACAACATAAGGCTTGTAAGATTGGTTACTAAGGCTTATCTGCTGCAGCAACAGCTTAGGTCATTATCAGCATTTCTCAGTCATattaaattagaaagaaaaatcataaaattccttttttccccacagcaaaataatgcaaaataattaatttaatttcatgACCGGAAAAGACATTCTACACTTTTCATCAAAGTGATTTCTTGGATTTTGATAATGTCAGGAGTATGCAACATGAACtcccattaaaaaa
This genomic interval carries:
- the LOC119568137 gene encoding zinc transporter 5-like isoform X2 produces the protein MRGSPNLSFSDGSASRVIYPSSKVTWYLWLLILSKFFRCIGVFVAYDAVRSIHVVYFLLLVTLLCSIVYGFVQRPLSGSKKLAQGVWINIARHAFVQTCLNLLWFYGLAHVGPLRAVLLSEHADIVVLAVWGAILKGIGGAGKLRGSLWFVLGVLSLVLFDNDSTAAAEHPEGHEHHGVSHVLYYLLAWMGLSDHEGGIVVLLLTLCLQAYVNNGGRRLAVDVGSSRRLHALTAIVSTLFLCPLALMVWMTQQDTSSPGALQYFPQAFVVALFVFAFHYYVDAACVQRLDVVRTARVGTLSIFFTSLVLSTMWRYSGKIVDSGGVVKEKMDHAFSGGVAFSVVMLIAATLQLTSNKERWRSPGTMSGLPLHGLPGEALHRSQSLISFLTSTLKVVLADSNSRTIFYFLCINLCFTFVEFTYGVWTNSLGLISDGFHMLFDCSALVIGLIASVMAKWKPTKTFPFGYGRVEVLSGFVNGLFLSVIGLMVLYEAIGRILEPPEVRTEKLLAVAICGLFVNLFGIMSFSHTHSHGHGHSHNHGHSHGHGHSHGHGHGHGHGHGHGQKSGSSHGHSHKFNANMQGVFLHIIADTMGSVAVIVSSLLIDWYGWYVADPLCSLILSILILASVLPLLKESVAVLVLRVPYGFEDVARECIDKIIELEHVVSCKNPRFWQHSGEILVSAIVVQCQSDVSEQKMIHSVSYFVIVLKVISTGTKRRQIEQT
- the LOC119568137 gene encoding zinc transporter 5-like isoform X3; the protein is MRGSPNLSFSDGSASRVIYPSSKVTWYLWLLILSKFFRCIGVFVAYDAVRSIHVVYFLLLVTLLCSIVYGFVQRPLSGSKKLAQGVWINIARHAFVQTCLNLLWFYGLAHVGPLRAVLLSEHADIVVLAVWGAILKGIGGAGKLRGSLWFVLGVLSLVLFDNDSTAAAEHPEGHEHHGVSHVLYYLLAWMGLSDHEGGIVVLLLTLCLQAYVNNGGRRLAVDVGSSRRLHALTAIVSTLFLCPLALMVWMTQDTSSPGALQYFPQAFVVALFVFAFHYYVDAACVQRLDVVRTARVGTLSIFFTSLVLSTMWRYSGKIVDSGGVVKEKMDHAFSGGVAFSVVMLIAATLQLTSNKERWRSPGTMSGLPLHGLPGEALHRSQSLISFLTSTLKVVLADSNSRTIFYFLCINLCFTFVEFTYGVWTNSLGLISDGFHMLFDCSALVIGLIASVMAKWKPTKTFPFGYGRVEVLSGFVNGLFLSVIGLMVLYEAIGRILEPPEVRTEKLLAVAICGLFVNLFGIMSFSHTHSHGHGHSHNHGHSHGHGHSHGHGHGHGHGHGHGQKSGSSHGHSHKFNANMQGVFLHIIADTMGSVAVIVSSLLIDWYGWYVADPLCSLILSILILASVLPLLKESVAVLVLRVPYGFEDVARECIDKIIELEHVVSCKNPRFWQHSGEILVSAIVVQCQSDVSEQKMIHSVSYFVIVLKVISTGTKRRQIEQT